One genomic segment of Nocardioides cavernaquae includes these proteins:
- the bfr gene encoding bacterioferritin codes for MQPVSPRITELLNDALTFELTVTNTYFLHARMLDNWGFSKLGKVFYDLSIDEMRDADDLINRILMFDGHPNLQKLGAITVGETAQEMLSLALASEKAAVAQFNAAAQECHELGDHGTAAVFEDMVRDEEKHADWFESQLDAIERVGIEGYLAQHIAAGSGPEG; via the coding sequence GTGCAGCCAGTTAGTCCCCGGATCACGGAGCTTCTCAACGACGCGCTCACCTTTGAGCTCACCGTCACGAACACCTACTTCCTGCATGCGCGGATGCTCGACAACTGGGGCTTCAGCAAGCTCGGCAAGGTCTTCTACGACCTGTCCATCGACGAGATGCGCGACGCCGACGACCTGATCAACCGGATCCTGATGTTCGACGGCCACCCGAACCTCCAGAAGCTCGGCGCCATCACCGTCGGCGAGACCGCCCAGGAGATGCTCTCCCTGGCGCTCGCCAGCGAGAAGGCTGCCGTCGCCCAGTTCAACGCTGCGGCCCAGGAGTGCCACGAGCTGGGTGACCACGGCACAGCCGCTGTCTTCGAGGACATGGTCCGCGACGAGGAGAAGCACGCCGACTGGTTCGAGAGCCAGCTCGACGCCATCGAGCGTGTCGGCATCGAGGGCTACCTCGCTCAGCACATCGCGGCAGGCTCCGGCCCGGAGGGCTGA
- a CDS encoding (2Fe-2S)-binding protein, with product MIVCHCKVVSDREIHAALAGGARSVGAVCRSTGAAQDCGSCIFTVKALVCQHRQQEQAILEVDGAAS from the coding sequence GTGATCGTCTGTCACTGCAAGGTCGTGAGCGACCGCGAGATCCACGCTGCCCTCGCCGGCGGCGCCCGATCAGTCGGAGCCGTCTGCCGCAGCACCGGGGCTGCCCAGGATTGTGGTTCCTGCATCTTCACGGTGAAGGCACTGGTGTGCCAGCATCGGCAGCAGGAACAGGCAATCCTGGAGGTCGACGGTGCAGCCAGTTAG
- a CDS encoding SRPBCC family protein → MGVDVVVETVIARPVAEVAAYSGDPGNAPEWYVNIRSVEWRTEPPLAIGSQLDFVAHFLGKRLAYTYEVSELVPGERLVMRTSDGPFPMQTTYTWTPAPEGTRMSLRNAGKPSGFGALAAPVMRRAMHVAMTKDLRRLKRLLEDRRST, encoded by the coding sequence ATGGGAGTCGATGTCGTCGTCGAGACCGTGATCGCACGTCCGGTGGCCGAGGTCGCGGCGTACTCAGGCGATCCGGGCAATGCCCCGGAGTGGTACGTCAACATCCGGAGCGTCGAGTGGCGGACCGAGCCGCCGCTGGCGATCGGGTCGCAGCTGGACTTCGTGGCGCACTTCCTCGGCAAGCGGCTCGCCTACACCTACGAGGTGAGCGAGCTCGTGCCCGGCGAGCGGCTGGTGATGCGGACCAGCGACGGTCCGTTTCCGATGCAGACGACCTATACGTGGACGCCCGCGCCCGAGGGCACGCGGATGTCGTTGCGCAACGCAGGGAAGCCGAGCGGGTTCGGCGCGCTCGCGGCGCCGGTCATGCGGCGCGCGATGCACGTCGCGATGACGAAGGACCTGCGGCGGCTCAAGAGGCTGCTCGAAGACCGGCGGTCGACCTGA
- a CDS encoding SRPBCC family protein, which translates to MSTAGTLPAMDVSVSSLVRRSMADVAAHAIDVRTASEWQPHVLGRRVPLGFEVVDYDPSSHIILRSEQGPVAFEATYSWVPQGTWTRVTLRQTGDAPGVGLAASILEKALAKAMGKNLARLVELLEQPAA; encoded by the coding sequence ATGAGCACTGCAGGAACGCTTCCCGCGATGGATGTCAGCGTCTCGTCGCTGGTCCGGCGCTCGATGGCGGATGTCGCCGCCCACGCGATCGATGTGCGCACGGCCTCCGAGTGGCAGCCCCACGTCCTCGGCCGACGGGTGCCCCTCGGTTTCGAGGTCGTGGACTACGACCCGTCCAGCCACATCATCCTGCGGTCCGAGCAGGGCCCGGTGGCCTTCGAGGCGACCTACAGCTGGGTCCCGCAGGGCACCTGGACCCGTGTCACGCTCCGCCAGACCGGTGATGCCCCCGGCGTCGGCCTGGCCGCCTCGATCCTCGAGAAGGCGCTCGCGAAGGCGATGGGGAAGAACCTCGCCCGCCTCGTCGAGCTGCTGGAGCAGCCCGCCGCCTGA
- a CDS encoding metal-dependent hydrolase — protein MPEPVPPRAVHARRIRFAYPQGSLDRHFVEGDLVMSHVVAVLSATFPPGEDFFVQSVRHFSDRVTDPLLKEQVKGFIGQEVTHGREHRELNDRLQAMGYPAHRVSTFVRWALADAWKRAPKKLCLAYTAALEHYTATIAECLLTKPEAQRLLGDTEVRNILLWHALEETEHKAVAFDVYRAVGGTERMRRWGFRIQSVGLIGLVVIATALSMLGDRSTYNPVRLVRSLLRLRHSPFLQRDVVRQLRDYTRTGFHPDDHDNTALVEHWTAELFGPDGRLTDHLH, from the coding sequence ATGCCTGAACCCGTTCCTCCGCGGGCGGTCCACGCCCGGCGGATCCGGTTCGCCTACCCGCAGGGATCGCTCGACCGGCACTTCGTCGAGGGCGACCTGGTGATGAGCCATGTGGTCGCCGTGCTGAGTGCGACGTTCCCGCCCGGCGAGGACTTCTTCGTCCAGTCCGTGCGCCACTTCAGCGACCGGGTGACCGACCCGCTGTTGAAGGAGCAGGTCAAGGGGTTCATCGGCCAGGAGGTCACCCACGGGCGTGAGCACCGCGAGCTCAACGACCGCCTCCAGGCGATGGGCTATCCCGCGCACCGGGTGTCGACCTTCGTGCGCTGGGCCCTGGCCGACGCGTGGAAGCGGGCACCCAAGAAGCTCTGCCTGGCCTACACGGCCGCGCTCGAGCACTACACCGCGACGATCGCGGAGTGCCTGCTCACCAAACCCGAGGCCCAACGGCTGCTCGGCGACACCGAGGTCCGCAACATCCTGCTCTGGCACGCGCTCGAGGAGACCGAGCACAAGGCCGTCGCGTTCGACGTCTACCGGGCCGTCGGCGGCACCGAGCGCATGCGGCGCTGGGGGTTCCGGATCCAGAGCGTCGGGCTGATCGGTCTCGTCGTCATCGCCACCGCGCTGTCCATGCTCGGCGACCGGTCGACGTACAACCCGGTGCGGCTGGTCCGCAGCCTGCTCAGGCTGCGGCACTCACCGTTCCTCCAGCGCGACGTGGTGCGTCAGCTGCGCGACTACACCCGCACGGGCTTCCATCCCGACGACCACGACAACACCGCCTTGGTGGAGCACTGGACGGCCGAGCTGTTCGGGCCCGACGGGAGGCTCACCGACCACTTGCACTGA
- a CDS encoding carboxymuconolactone decarboxylase family protein, translating to MTTTTASPHGKAVLTELSPLHRELRRAIPDVYKGFSELHRGAFAPGALDSRTKELIALAIGVVEGCDGCIASHAQAAVRAGATRQEAAEAIGVTFLMHGGPATIHGPRAYDAFCEFADALEAGEAPA from the coding sequence ATGACAACCACCACCGCCAGTCCCCACGGCAAGGCCGTCCTGACCGAGCTGTCCCCGCTCCACCGCGAGCTGCGTCGGGCCATCCCCGACGTCTACAAGGGCTTCTCCGAGCTCCATCGGGGGGCCTTCGCGCCGGGCGCGCTCGACTCGCGGACCAAGGAGCTGATCGCGCTGGCGATCGGAGTGGTCGAGGGGTGCGACGGCTGCATCGCCTCCCATGCCCAGGCGGCGGTCCGGGCAGGGGCCACGCGCCAGGAGGCAGCCGAGGCGATCGGAGTCACCTTCCTCATGCATGGCGGTCCCGCAACCATCCACGGCCCGCGTGCCTACGACGCCTTCTGCGAGTTCGCCGACGCCCTCGAGGCCGGCGAAGCGCCCGCCTGA
- a CDS encoding metal-sensitive transcriptional regulator, whose protein sequence is MQLDPTEMTPVMNRIKRARGQLDGVLRLLEEGRDCADVVTQLAAVSKALDRAGFAIIATGLQQCIANGDGTDSVDMKQMEKLFLSLA, encoded by the coding sequence ATGCAGCTCGACCCGACCGAGATGACCCCCGTGATGAACCGGATCAAGCGCGCCCGCGGCCAGCTCGACGGCGTCCTCCGGCTGCTGGAGGAGGGCCGCGACTGCGCCGATGTCGTCACCCAGCTCGCGGCAGTCTCGAAGGCGCTCGACCGCGCTGGATTCGCGATCATCGCCACTGGCCTGCAGCAGTGCATCGCCAACGGCGACGGCACGGACAGCGTGGACATGAAGCAGATGGAGAAGCTCTTCCTCTCCCTCGCCTGA
- a CDS encoding hotdog fold thioesterase, with translation MSPENTAPTDAYARFLGVEITQHGGGHAESRVTVTENHLNPHGTTHGAFLFSVAGIALAAAANNDTHSGVVSHVAIDYLRPVRAGDELVATAEVDERLPKEDIFVVRVRRGDEVVARATGRANRRER, from the coding sequence GTGAGCCCCGAGAACACCGCCCCGACCGATGCCTACGCCCGCTTCCTCGGCGTCGAGATCACCCAGCACGGCGGCGGCCACGCCGAGTCGCGCGTGACCGTCACGGAGAACCACCTCAACCCGCACGGCACCACGCACGGGGCGTTCCTCTTCTCCGTTGCGGGTATCGCGCTCGCGGCCGCGGCCAACAACGACACACACTCCGGCGTCGTGAGCCATGTGGCCATCGACTACCTGCGACCCGTGCGCGCCGGCGACGAACTCGTCGCGACGGCCGAGGTCGACGAACGCCTCCCCAAGGAGGACATCTTCGTGGTCCGCGTACGCCGCGGGGACGAGGTCGTCGCCCGAGCCACCGGTCGCGCCAACCGCCGTGAGCGCTGA
- a CDS encoding SDR family oxidoreductase, with protein sequence MLVAVAGGTGLVGAKVVERLRARGDDVVILARSAGVDLTTGAGLADALEGVDVVIDTTSIVAKKPAEYVAFFRAVAEHLQQAGAAAGARRIVTLSIVGIDGLGGGPFAHYDGKRAQEAATEAGSVPTSILRATQFHGFAGQLIDWVAKGGVLPCPKQPVQTVDVDAVADQLVAMAHEETTEQHVRRDLAGPEKSLLADRARAIAKARGQRLWVAPVWLPGATAKKIRSGVLQAPAGAVIDGGTFEVWLAREYPVS encoded by the coding sequence ATGCTGGTAGCGGTAGCCGGAGGCACCGGGCTGGTCGGCGCGAAGGTCGTCGAGCGGCTGCGTGCGCGTGGTGACGACGTCGTCATCCTGGCCCGCTCAGCGGGCGTCGACCTGACCACGGGCGCGGGACTGGCTGATGCGCTGGAGGGCGTGGACGTCGTCATCGACACCACGTCGATCGTCGCGAAGAAGCCGGCCGAGTACGTCGCCTTCTTCCGTGCCGTCGCGGAGCACCTCCAGCAGGCAGGCGCGGCCGCCGGCGCACGACGCATCGTGACGCTGTCGATCGTCGGCATCGACGGTCTGGGCGGTGGCCCGTTCGCGCACTACGACGGCAAACGGGCCCAGGAGGCGGCGACCGAGGCGGGTTCCGTGCCGACGTCGATCCTGCGGGCGACGCAGTTCCACGGCTTCGCCGGCCAGCTGATCGACTGGGTCGCGAAGGGCGGTGTGCTGCCCTGTCCGAAGCAGCCGGTGCAGACCGTCGACGTGGACGCGGTCGCCGACCAGCTCGTCGCGATGGCCCACGAGGAGACCACCGAGCAGCACGTACGCCGCGACCTCGCCGGCCCCGAGAAGTCGCTGCTCGCCGACCGAGCCCGTGCGATCGCGAAGGCCCGCGGCCAGCGACTGTGGGTGGCACCGGTGTGGCTGCCGGGTGCGACAGCGAAGAAGATCCGGTCCGGCGTGCTGCAGGCACCGGCCGGCGCGGTCATCGACGGCGGCACCTTCGAGGTGTGGCTGGCCCGGGAGTACCCCGTCAGCTGA
- the helR gene encoding RNA polymerase recycling motor ATPase HelR encodes MSSLSHEAFDLPARLAAKAEPSLIAEDVQHFAAIAASLERSAAELTARLDAERRAPGGIGQEAMDRDLEIHRLAARLRTLRRYSLDLCLGHMVSTEGETTYVGRLGLTGSDGQRLLVDWRSPAAEPFFGATHANPMGLASRRRYRWTGGRIADYWDEVFAADELAGHSAALDDQSAFIASLGSSRSPQMRDVLGTIQADQDAIIRAGSRGALVVDGGPGTGKTVVALHRTAYLLYSDPRLGHARGGVLFVGPHQPYLAYVADVLPSLGEEGVQTCTLRELVPEGADAEPEADPAVARLKSAAQMVSAIEPAVRLYEEPPTEGMDVETPWGDIWVSRSDWAEAFESVDPGTPHNDARDQVWEELLGILIDKVDDEEVSEDLLRRALLQNGELRETFTKAWPLISATDLVGDLWTVPAYLRMCAPWLTEDEVRLLRRENPSAWTASDLPLLDAARQRLGDPEASRLRRRRAAAIAAERARMDDVVDHLLQLDDEDGMMAQLRQEGIRSALIDDGALPEEATDLLAGPFSHIVVDEAQELTDAEWQMLLARCPSRSFTIVGDRAQARHGFTESWADRLARVGLDQISLANLAINYRTPSEVMVEAEPVIRAALPDANVPTSVRSSGVPVRHGSAGELSAILDAWLDEHSEGIACVIGSPDFAATSRVRSLTPELSKGLEFDLVVLIDPEAFGDGIEGAVDRYVAMTRATQQLVILTSD; translated from the coding sequence ATGAGCTCGTTGTCGCACGAAGCGTTTGACCTGCCCGCGCGCCTGGCCGCCAAGGCCGAGCCGTCACTGATCGCGGAAGACGTGCAGCACTTCGCCGCGATCGCGGCGAGCCTGGAGCGGTCGGCCGCCGAGCTGACCGCCCGTCTCGACGCCGAGCGCAGGGCCCCCGGCGGGATCGGCCAGGAGGCGATGGACCGCGACCTGGAGATCCACCGGCTGGCCGCGCGCCTGCGCACGCTGCGGCGCTACAGCCTCGACCTCTGCCTGGGCCACATGGTGAGCACTGAGGGCGAGACGACGTACGTCGGGCGGCTGGGGCTCACCGGAAGCGACGGCCAGCGGTTGCTGGTCGACTGGCGCTCCCCCGCGGCCGAGCCGTTCTTCGGTGCGACGCACGCCAACCCCATGGGGCTCGCGAGCCGGCGTCGCTACCGGTGGACGGGTGGCCGGATCGCCGACTACTGGGACGAGGTCTTCGCGGCCGACGAGCTCGCCGGGCACTCCGCGGCGCTCGACGACCAGTCGGCCTTCATCGCCAGCCTGGGCAGCAGCCGCTCGCCGCAGATGCGCGACGTGCTCGGCACCATCCAGGCCGACCAGGACGCGATCATCCGCGCGGGCTCCCGCGGCGCTCTCGTCGTCGACGGAGGGCCCGGCACGGGCAAGACCGTCGTGGCGCTGCACCGCACGGCGTACCTGCTGTATTCGGACCCGCGCCTCGGCCACGCGCGCGGAGGCGTCCTGTTCGTCGGCCCGCACCAGCCCTACCTCGCGTACGTCGCCGACGTGCTGCCCAGCCTGGGCGAGGAGGGTGTGCAGACGTGCACCCTCCGCGAGCTCGTGCCCGAAGGCGCAGACGCCGAACCCGAAGCGGACCCGGCAGTCGCGCGCCTCAAGTCGGCGGCGCAGATGGTGTCGGCGATCGAGCCGGCGGTCCGCCTCTACGAGGAGCCGCCCACCGAGGGCATGGACGTCGAGACCCCGTGGGGTGACATCTGGGTCAGCCGGTCCGACTGGGCCGAGGCGTTCGAGTCGGTCGACCCCGGCACTCCGCACAACGACGCCCGCGACCAGGTGTGGGAGGAGCTGCTCGGGATCCTCATCGACAAGGTCGACGACGAGGAGGTGTCTGAGGACCTGTTGCGCCGGGCGCTGCTGCAGAACGGCGAGCTCCGCGAGACCTTCACCAAGGCCTGGCCGCTGATCTCGGCGACTGACCTGGTCGGTGACCTGTGGACCGTGCCCGCCTATCTCCGCATGTGCGCGCCGTGGCTGACCGAGGACGAGGTGCGGCTGCTGCGCCGGGAGAACCCGAGCGCCTGGACCGCCTCCGACCTGCCGCTCCTCGATGCGGCTCGCCAACGACTCGGCGACCCGGAGGCCTCCCGGCTTCGCCGGCGCCGTGCGGCAGCGATCGCAGCCGAGCGCGCGCGGATGGATGACGTCGTCGACCACCTGCTCCAGCTCGACGACGAGGACGGGATGATGGCCCAGCTGCGCCAGGAGGGCATCCGCTCGGCGCTCATCGACGATGGCGCGCTGCCCGAAGAGGCGACCGACCTGCTCGCCGGCCCCTTCTCGCACATCGTCGTGGACGAGGCCCAGGAGCTGACCGATGCCGAGTGGCAGATGCTCCTGGCCCGGTGCCCCTCACGGAGCTTCACGATTGTCGGCGACCGGGCGCAGGCGCGGCACGGGTTCACCGAGTCGTGGGCGGACCGCCTCGCGCGGGTGGGTCTGGACCAGATCTCCCTTGCCAACCTGGCGATCAACTACCGCACGCCGTCCGAGGTGATGGTCGAGGCAGAGCCGGTGATCCGGGCCGCGCTGCCGGATGCCAACGTGCCGACGTCGGTCCGCAGCAGTGGCGTGCCGGTCCGGCACGGGTCGGCAGGCGAGCTTTCCGCGATCCTTGACGCGTGGCTGGACGAGCACTCTGAGGGGATCGCCTGTGTCATCGGCTCCCCCGATTTCGCGGCGACCTCCCGGGTCCGCTCGCTCACGCCGGAGCTGTCCAAGGGACTCGAGTTCGACCTCGTCGTACTCATCGATCCGGAGGCGTTCGGCGACGGGATCGAGGGCGCCGTGGACCGCTACGTCGCGATGACGCGAGCGACCCAGCAGCTGGTGATCCTGACCAGCGACTGA
- a CDS encoding GNAT family N-acetyltransferase, producing the protein MSQVKNVTIRPINPQDLDTIVDLNQAALEGVGPLDHESLALLVKQADQALVLDDDGDVAGFVITLPTGATYDSSRYEWFEDRLEDYVYLDRIVVAETHRRQGVASKLYDAIESELPVALEVYETNTGSREFHRRRGYQKVGELKHAGKTNLMLLKAS; encoded by the coding sequence ATGAGCCAAGTCAAGAACGTGACCATCCGCCCCATCAACCCCCAGGACCTCGACACCATCGTCGACCTGAACCAGGCCGCCCTCGAGGGCGTCGGACCGCTGGACCACGAGTCCCTGGCCCTCCTGGTGAAGCAGGCCGATCAGGCCCTCGTGCTCGACGACGACGGCGACGTCGCCGGCTTCGTGATCACCCTGCCGACCGGTGCCACCTACGACTCGAGCCGCTACGAGTGGTTCGAGGACCGGCTCGAGGACTACGTCTACCTCGACCGCATCGTCGTCGCGGAGACGCACCGCCGTCAGGGCGTCGCCTCGAAGCTGTACGACGCGATCGAGTCCGAGCTGCCTGTCGCGCTCGAGGTCTACGAGACCAACACCGGGTCCCGCGAGTTCCACCGTCGCCGTGGCTACCAGAAGGTCGGGGAGCTCAAGCACGCCGGCAAGACCAACCTGATGCTGCTCAAGGCCAGCTGA
- a CDS encoding hemolysin family protein, which yields MDTQTFVNLGLVLLFVLVGGVFAATELALVSLRESQLTAMERAGSRGARVASVARDPNRFLAAVQIGVTVAGFLSAAYGGSTLAPDLAPYLEHLGLGEAAADSTALVLLTLFIAYLSLVFGELVPKRIAMQKSAGVALAVAPTLDRFATLMRPVVWLLSVSTNGVVRLLGGDPHAASEQLSEDELRELVSTHEDLDEQERRILRDVFAATDTSLKEVMRPRGDVAFLSGDLPLADAAERVRDMPYSRYPVTGDDFDDVIGFLHVRDLLGVTPDDSRSVRAVCRPVAMLPGTKRVLPTVASMREGGSHLAIVVDEYGGTDGIVTLEDLVEELVGEIRDEYDAAETHPEGDLGRLDAGMSLEEFAETTGIELEDGGYETVAGYVVAQLGRIARVGDVVQIAGGQIAVTGIAGARITEVACDVPPTSPDDGPE from the coding sequence ATGGACACTCAGACCTTCGTCAACCTGGGACTGGTCCTTCTCTTCGTCCTCGTCGGCGGCGTCTTCGCCGCCACCGAGCTGGCGCTGGTCTCGTTGCGCGAGAGCCAGCTCACGGCCATGGAGCGTGCAGGCTCACGCGGAGCGCGCGTCGCCTCTGTCGCCCGCGATCCCAACCGCTTCCTTGCGGCGGTCCAGATCGGCGTGACGGTCGCGGGCTTCCTCTCCGCGGCGTACGGCGGCTCGACGCTCGCGCCCGACCTCGCGCCGTACCTCGAGCACCTCGGTCTGGGCGAGGCTGCCGCGGACTCGACGGCGCTGGTGCTGCTCACGCTCTTCATCGCCTACCTCTCGCTGGTCTTCGGGGAGCTCGTTCCGAAGCGGATCGCCATGCAGAAGTCGGCGGGGGTCGCTCTGGCCGTCGCACCGACGCTGGATCGATTCGCCACCCTGATGCGCCCGGTGGTCTGGCTTCTCTCGGTGTCGACCAACGGCGTCGTCCGGCTGCTCGGTGGCGACCCGCATGCTGCGAGCGAACAACTCTCGGAGGACGAGCTCCGTGAACTCGTCTCCACGCACGAGGACCTCGACGAACAGGAGCGCCGGATCCTCCGCGATGTCTTCGCAGCAACGGACACCAGCCTGAAGGAGGTCATGCGTCCGCGCGGCGATGTCGCCTTCCTCTCCGGAGACCTGCCCCTCGCCGACGCAGCGGAGCGGGTACGCGACATGCCGTACTCCCGCTACCCCGTGACCGGCGACGACTTCGACGACGTGATCGGCTTCCTCCACGTCCGCGACCTGCTCGGGGTGACTCCGGACGACAGCCGGAGCGTGCGCGCCGTGTGCCGACCGGTCGCGATGCTGCCGGGCACCAAACGTGTTCTTCCCACCGTCGCCAGCATGCGCGAGGGCGGAAGCCACCTGGCCATCGTCGTCGACGAGTACGGCGGCACCGACGGCATCGTGACACTCGAGGACCTCGTCGAGGAGCTCGTGGGCGAGATCCGCGATGAGTACGACGCCGCCGAAACGCACCCCGAGGGCGACCTGGGGCGCCTCGATGCCGGCATGAGCCTGGAGGAGTTCGCCGAGACCACGGGCATCGAGCTCGAGGACGGCGGATACGAGACCGTCGCCGGCTATGTGGTCGCCCAGCTCGGCCGGATCGCACGAGTCGGCGATGTGGTGCAGATCGCCGGGGGCCAGATTGCGGTCACGGGCATCGCAGGAGCGCGGATCACCGAGGTCGCCTGTGACGTCCCGCCCACCTCACCGGACGACGGCCCGGAATGA
- a CDS encoding NAD(P)/FAD-dependent oxidoreductase: MNIVIIGGGLAGASAAEELRTQGHDGNITLIAAEPHRPYERPPLSKGLLLGDAGPDSVYVHASGWYAEHHVELITGSPATGIDLAAGQVILEDRTIPFDRLLLATGSTPRHLAMAEQSGADVRYLRTLDDSLALKARLADHLLIIGAGWIGLEVASAVRKAGGAVTVVESALLPLAAVLGPELAPVFAELHRSHGVDLRLGTSLESLTHEAGCTTARLGDGDTVTPDLVLVGIGAEADDSLAAEAGLAVDHGVLVDAGLRSSDPRVFAAGDVARHDHPVHGRIRVEHWDSAIHQGRHAARAMLGSEEPYTREPYFFTDQYDLGMEYVGHVGADGYDELVIRGDLPSRVFSALWIKDDRVVAGMHCNDWDAIDPIRSWVGRGATDAARNKASKLMPAPA; this comes from the coding sequence ATGAACATCGTGATCATCGGCGGAGGCCTTGCTGGTGCCTCGGCAGCGGAGGAGCTCCGCACCCAGGGGCACGACGGCAACATCACGCTGATCGCCGCCGAGCCCCATCGCCCGTACGAACGCCCGCCGCTCTCCAAGGGGCTGCTGCTCGGTGACGCCGGTCCCGACTCGGTCTACGTCCACGCCTCCGGCTGGTACGCCGAGCACCACGTCGAGCTGATCACCGGCTCCCCTGCCACCGGGATCGATCTCGCAGCGGGGCAGGTGATCCTGGAGGACCGGACGATCCCCTTCGACCGGCTCCTCCTGGCGACCGGCTCGACGCCACGCCACCTGGCGATGGCGGAGCAGTCCGGGGCCGACGTCCGCTACCTCCGCACGCTCGACGACTCGCTCGCATTGAAGGCGCGACTGGCCGATCACCTGCTGATCATCGGCGCTGGCTGGATCGGCCTCGAGGTCGCCTCAGCGGTGCGGAAGGCCGGCGGCGCGGTCACCGTGGTCGAGAGCGCTCTTCTGCCGCTCGCTGCCGTGCTGGGTCCTGAGCTGGCGCCGGTCTTCGCCGAGCTGCACCGGTCGCACGGCGTCGATCTCCGCCTCGGCACCTCGCTCGAGTCCCTCACGCACGAGGCCGGGTGCACGACTGCCCGGCTCGGCGACGGAGACACGGTCACCCCGGACCTGGTCCTGGTCGGTATCGGCGCGGAGGCGGATGACTCGCTGGCTGCCGAGGCCGGGCTGGCCGTGGACCACGGCGTACTCGTCGACGCGGGGTTGCGCTCCAGCGACCCGCGGGTCTTCGCCGCGGGCGATGTCGCGCGACACGACCATCCGGTCCACGGACGGATCCGCGTCGAGCACTGGGACTCCGCCATCCACCAGGGCCGTCACGCGGCCCGCGCCATGCTCGGCTCCGAGGAGCCCTACACGCGCGAGCCCTACTTCTTCACCGACCAGTACGACCTCGGCATGGAGTACGTCGGACACGTCGGCGCCGACGGCTACGACGAGCTGGTGATCCGCGGCGATCTCCCGTCCCGGGTCTTCAGCGCGCTGTGGATCAAGGATGACCGCGTGGTTGCCGGCATGCACTGCAACGACTGGGACGCGATCGACCCGATCCGGTCGTGGGTCGGCCGTGGAGCGACCGACGCCGCGAGGAACAAGGCCAGCAAGCTCATGCCGGCGCCGGCCTGA